In a genomic window of Sus scrofa isolate TJ Tabasco breed Duroc chromosome 4, Sscrofa11.1, whole genome shotgun sequence:
- the FAM212B gene encoding PAK4-inhibitor INKA2 isoform X1 — MDCYLRRLKQELMSMKEVGDGLQDQMNCMMGALQELKLLQVQTALEQLEISGGGPAPGCPGSPGTQPEPPRWEGGKGPASPLACSPSNPPALGSSTKFPSHRSVGGRDLAPLPRTRLPEHQSCAPQAPELGELDDWTSTLMSRGRNRQPLVLGDNVFADLVGNWLDLPELEKGGDRGDSGDAGAPKAGRAQPRELGRRFALTANIFRKFLRSVRPDRDRLLKEKPGWVTPTAPEPRAGRSQKVKKRSHSKGSGHCPFPGATEPRRGEIPPAGCPKALESSPSGFDINTAVWV, encoded by the exons ATGGATTGCTATTTGCGCCGCCTCAAACAGGAGCTG ATGTCCATGAAAGAAGTGGGTGATGGCTTGCAGGATCAGATGAACTGCATGATGGGGGCGCTGCAAGAACTGAAGCTCCTGCAGGTGCAGACGGCCCTGGAGCAGCTGGAGATCTCTGGAGGGGGTCctgccccaggctgcccaggAAGCCCGGGGACGCAGCCCGAGCCCCCTCGATGGGAGGGTGGCAAAGGTCCTGCCAGCCCCCTGGCCTGCTCCCCCTCCAACCCACCTGCACTTGGCAGCAGCACCAAGTTCCCGTCGCATAGGAGTGTCGGGGGGAGGGATCTGGCGCCCCTGCCCAGGACACGGCTGCCAGAGCACCAGAGCTGTGCCCCGCAGGCGCCAGAGCTGGGGGAGCTGGATGACTGGACCTCCACACTGATGTCCCGAGGCCGGAATCGACAGCCTCTGGTGTTAGGTGACAACGTCTTTGCGGACCTGGTGGGCAACTGGCTGGACCTGCCAGAACTGGAGAAGGGTGGGGATCGGGGTGACAGCGGGGACGCAGGCGCGCCCAAGGCAGGGAGGGCGCAGCCACGGGAGCTGGGCCGCAGGTTCGCCCTCACAGCCAACATCTTTAGGAAGTTCTTGCGTAGCGTGCGGCCAGACCGCGACCGGCTGCTGAAGGAGAAACCGGGCTGGGTGACACCCACAGCCCCTGAGCCCCGAGCCGGACGCTCGCAGAAGGTGAAGAAGCGCAGCCATTCCAAGGGCTCAGGACACTGCCCCTTCCCCGGCGCCACGGAGCCCAGACGGGGGGAGATCCCCCCCGCGGGCTGCCCCAAGGCCCTGGAATCCTCTCCCTCTGGCTTTGATATTAACACAGCTGTTTGGGTCTGA
- the FAM212B gene encoding PAK4-inhibitor INKA2 isoform X2, producing the protein MSMKEVGDGLQDQMNCMMGALQELKLLQVQTALEQLEISGGGPAPGCPGSPGTQPEPPRWEGGKGPASPLACSPSNPPALGSSTKFPSHRSVGGRDLAPLPRTRLPEHQSCAPQAPELGELDDWTSTLMSRGRNRQPLVLGDNVFADLVGNWLDLPELEKGGDRGDSGDAGAPKAGRAQPRELGRRFALTANIFRKFLRSVRPDRDRLLKEKPGWVTPTAPEPRAGRSQKVKKRSHSKGSGHCPFPGATEPRRGEIPPAGCPKALESSPSGFDINTAVWV; encoded by the coding sequence ATGTCCATGAAAGAAGTGGGTGATGGCTTGCAGGATCAGATGAACTGCATGATGGGGGCGCTGCAAGAACTGAAGCTCCTGCAGGTGCAGACGGCCCTGGAGCAGCTGGAGATCTCTGGAGGGGGTCctgccccaggctgcccaggAAGCCCGGGGACGCAGCCCGAGCCCCCTCGATGGGAGGGTGGCAAAGGTCCTGCCAGCCCCCTGGCCTGCTCCCCCTCCAACCCACCTGCACTTGGCAGCAGCACCAAGTTCCCGTCGCATAGGAGTGTCGGGGGGAGGGATCTGGCGCCCCTGCCCAGGACACGGCTGCCAGAGCACCAGAGCTGTGCCCCGCAGGCGCCAGAGCTGGGGGAGCTGGATGACTGGACCTCCACACTGATGTCCCGAGGCCGGAATCGACAGCCTCTGGTGTTAGGTGACAACGTCTTTGCGGACCTGGTGGGCAACTGGCTGGACCTGCCAGAACTGGAGAAGGGTGGGGATCGGGGTGACAGCGGGGACGCAGGCGCGCCCAAGGCAGGGAGGGCGCAGCCACGGGAGCTGGGCCGCAGGTTCGCCCTCACAGCCAACATCTTTAGGAAGTTCTTGCGTAGCGTGCGGCCAGACCGCGACCGGCTGCTGAAGGAGAAACCGGGCTGGGTGACACCCACAGCCCCTGAGCCCCGAGCCGGACGCTCGCAGAAGGTGAAGAAGCGCAGCCATTCCAAGGGCTCAGGACACTGCCCCTTCCCCGGCGCCACGGAGCCCAGACGGGGGGAGATCCCCCCCGCGGGCTGCCCCAAGGCCCTGGAATCCTCTCCCTCTGGCTTTGATATTAACACAGCTGTTTGGGTCTGA